TGACCTTCACCTCCACCACCGAACCCGGCCCCGGCCAGCGCTGGTCCACCTGGAGCAGCGTCCAGGCCGGCCGACGCGGACCCGAGCCCCGCCCGCCCTGGGTCGTCACCGCCGACGCCGCCCTGGACACCGACCTCGGCGCGGTCAAGAGCGGGAAGGAGGCCGACTGCTTCCTGCTCGAGCGCGCCGTCCCCGGGGACCCGACCCGCAGCGCGCTGATGATCGGCAAGCGCTACCGCGACGCCGAGAACCGGCTCTTCCACCGCAACGCCACCTACACCGAGGGCCGGCGCACCCGGAACTCCCGCGACGCCCGCGCCACCGCCCGCGGCACCGCCTACGGCCGCGAGGTCTCGGCCGGGCAGTGGGCGGCCGCGGAGTGGGCCGGGCTGGTGCGGCTGTGGCAGCTCGGCGTCCCGGTGCCCTACCCGGTGCAGCTCGACGGCACCGAGCTGCTGATGGAGCTGGTCGCCGACGACGACGGCCAGGTCGCCCCGAGGCTGGCCGCGACCCGTCCCGCCCCGGCGCTGCTGGCCTCCCTGTGGGAGCAGCTGGAGCAGGCCATGACCACGATGACCCGGGCCGGGCTGGTGCACGGCGACCTGTCCCCGTACAACCTGCTGCTGGCCGGCGAGCGGCTGGTGGTGATCGACGTCCCCCAGCTGGTGGACCTGGTGGCCAACCCGCAGGGGGCCGAGCTGCTGCACCGGGACTGCCGCAACGTCACCTCGTGGTTCGCCCGTCGCGGGCACGGCGACGCCGACGCCGCCGAGGAGCTCTTCGCGCGGTTGCTGGCCGTCGCCTGGTGAGCGCGCCGCTGGGGGCGGGGAAGGGGTGGCTCAGAGGTAGGTCTGGCGGGGGTGCACGGCGTGCGCGCCGGCGACCCGGTCCAGGAACAGCAGCCCCTCGGTGTGGTCGATCTCGTGCTGCAGGCAGGTGGCCTCGAAGCCGTCGGTCTCCAGCTCCACCCACTCCCCGCTGACCGGCAGCTGGCCGCGGACGGTCAGCCGCCGGGCCCGGGCGACGTCGCCGGTGAGGTCCGGCACCGACATGCACCCCTCCCGGCCCCGACCGCGACGGGTGGCGCTGAGCACCTCGGCGTTGCACAGCACGAAGCGCCCGTGGCACGTCCTCGTCCGCGGGTGGTCGGTGACGTCGACGCAGAACACCCGCAGCGCCTCACCGACCTGCTGGGCGGCCAGCCCGACGCAGCCGGGGGAGACCGCCATGGTGGCCAGCAGGTCCGCGGCCAGGGCGACCGTCCGCGGGTCGGCGGGGTCCACCTCGGCGCCGGGGGTGGACAGCACCTCGGCCGGGGCGCGCACCACCTCCCGGACTCTGCCCGCGGGCAGCTCCGGCATCGACCAGCTCACAACTCGTCCGTCTCGACCGGCATCAGCCGGACGTGGACGCCGACCGCGGCCGCGGCCTGCTCGAGCTCGGCCCGGACGGCGTCCAGGTCGACGTCCTCGCCCACGGCCACCTCGGCGGTCAGCACGTAGAGCCCACCGGCCAGGCGGGTGCCGAGGTCGACGATGTTCACCTGGTGGCGGGCCAGCACGGCGGTCAGCGCGGCCACGATGCCTGGACGGTCGGCCCCGTTGACGTGCACCACGTAGGTGCCGCCGCGCAGCGACTCCGACCCGGGGGTCGGCGGACCGGCGACGGGGCGCACGTCCACGGCGAGGCGGCCGTCGGAGGCCAACGGGGAGAGCGCCTCCTGGACGGCCGGCACCCCGGCGCGGCTGCGGACCAGCACCACCATCGCGAACTGGCCGCGCAGCAGGGTCATGGTCGAGTCCTCGAGGTTGCCCTCGACGCCGGCCAGCGCGCCGGTCACCTCGGCGACGATCCCGGGGCGGTCGGCCCCGATCACGGTGACGGCGATGACGTCGGCCTCGGCCGGGGCGGGTCCTGGAGTCGACATGCGCGGCAGCCTAACCCACCCCCGGCCCGGTGCCCGGCCCCGCGCTGGCGCGGGACGGGGGAGGACGCGCGGGTGCGGGACAGAGGAGCACGCGCGGGTGCGGGACAGGGGAGGACCAGGGTCGCGTCAGGTGGGGTCCGGGCCGTCGGTGGGGAAGAATGGACGCCTCAACCCGTTCGTCGTCCAGGAGGACCCGCCTTGCCCGCAGCCGAGACGCCCGCACCCGCGACGCCCCGCGTGCTGGTGGTGATCCCCACCTACAACGAGGCCGACAACATCGAGCTGATCATCGCCCGGCTGCGGGCCGCGGTGCCGACCGCCCACGTGCTGGTCGCCGACGACAACTCCCCCGACGGCACCGGCCGGATCGTGGACGCCCTGGCCGCCGACGACGACCACGTGCACGCGCTGCACCGCCGCGGCAAGGAGGGTCTGGGCGCGGCCTACCTGGCCGGCTTCGGCTGGGGTCTGGACGAGGGCTTCGACGTGCTGGTGGAGATGGACGCCGACGGCAGTCACCAGCCCGAGCAGCTGCCCCGGCTGCTGACCGCCCTGGAGCAGGGTGCGGACATGGTCAAGGGCTCGCGCTGGATCCCCGGCGGGACGGTGGTCAACTGGCCGCTGTCGCGCAAGATCCTCTCCCGCGGCGGCAACGTCTGGACCCAGCTCTGCCTGGGCATCGGGCTGAAGGACGCCACCGGCGGCTACAACGCCTTCCACGCCCGGACGCTGCGCGGGATCGGTCTGGACGACGTCGCCTCGGCGGGCTACTGCTTCCAGGTCGACCTGGCGTGGCGGGCCCTCAAGGCCGGCTTCGACGTGCGCGAGGTGCCGATCACCTTCGTCGAGCGCGAGCGCGGGGACTCCAAGATGAGCCGGGCCATCGTCGTCGAGGCGCTCGTGCGGACCACCCTGTGGGGCGTGGGCCACCGCTCCGGTCAGCTCCGCGAGCTGGCCGAGCGGCGCCGCGACTCCACGGGTCAGCTGGCCGGGAAGCGATGAGCACGCCGCTGCCGGGAGGACCGGCTCCCGCCCGACCGGTACGTCGCGGACGTCCCTGGGGACGGCTGCTGCTGGCGACCGGGGCGGTCGCCCTGCCGCTGCTGGAGATCTGGCTGCTGATCCAGCTCTCTCAGCTGGTCGGCGGCTGGGTCACGCTGCTGGTGGTCCTGCTGGGCATGGTGCTCGGCGTGGTGCTGGCCCGACGCGAGGGGTCGCGGGCCTGGCGGAGCCTGATGGCCGGGGTCCGCGAGGGACGTCCGGTCAGCGACGAGATCGCCTCCGGCGGGCTGGCGCTGCTGGGTGGTGCGGCGCTGATCGTCCCCGGTCTGGTCACCGACGTCGTCGGGCTGCTGCTCCTGCTGCCCCCGACCAGGCGGCTCGCGGTGCGGGCGCTGGAGCGGTGGAGCCGGGCGCGGATGCGGCGGATGGGCGTGGACGTGGACGTGCTGCGGGCCCGGATGGACCGGGCGGGCACCGTCGAGGGCGAGGTGGTCGAACCGAGCCCCGGCCCCGGCCCCCAGCACGACCCGACGGTGATCCGTGGCGAGATCGAGGAGCAGGGCCCGCGCTCGTAGCGGCCCCCGCACGCAGCGGACCCCGTCACCCAGCAGGGTGACGGGGTCCGTCGTGTCCGGCGGTGAGCCGGTCGGGCTCAGGCGCTGCGTCGGCCCCGGGCCAGGTGGGGCGGGCCCACCTCACCGGCGCGCAGCAGGTCCAGCCGTTCGGCCAGCAGCTCCTCCAGCTCGGAGATGGAGCGGCGCTCCAGGAGCATGTCCCAGTGCGTGCGGGCCGGCTTGGTCTCCTTGACCTCGGCCTCCACGCCGTCGGAGCGCTTGGCCTGGGACCCGCAGCGCGGGCAGTCCCACAGCGTCGGCAGGTCCGCCTCGGCGGCGAAGGTCACCGAGAACTGGTGACCGCGTACGCAGTCGAAACCGATCTCCTGCCGTGCGGCGAACTCGATCCCCGCCTCGTCCTCAAAGCTCTTGGCCCCCAGGCCTGAGCCCCGTAGTGCTCGATCAGCCATGCTGCGCTCCCTCCACGTCGGTCACCACTTGAACGAACCACGTCCCCGCGTTGTTCCCCGGCCTCCTGCGGGGTGGGAGGCCTCCTGCACCCCTGTAGTTCCCAGTTCGCGCCGCTTCTCACACGTCGCGGGGTGCCGGTGCGTGGAGGTGGGCTCGGTCAGCGGACGGCGGTCGGGTCCGGGGCGCTGGTCACCGGGCGCCGCGGGTTGCGGACCCAGAGCATCACCACGCCACCGGCCAGCAGCACCACGACGATGCCGATGATGCCGGTCCGGTCCGAGCCCAGGGCGGCGAAGACGGCGAACAGCGCGGGGGCCAGGAAGGACGCCGCCCGGCCGGTGCTGGTGTAGAGACCGAAGACCTGGCCCTCGTGCCCGGCCGGGGCGAGCCGGGTCAGCAGCGCCCGCGACGACGACTGCGCCGGGCCCACCCAGAGGGTGAGCAGCAGGCCGAAGACCCAGAACATGCTGGGGCCGGAGACGAAGAGCAGGATCGTGCCGGCCACCACCATGGCCCCCACCGAGACCAGGATCACCGCCCGCGGCCCGACCCGGTCCTCCACGAAGCCGCCGGCCAGCGCGCCCAGGGCGGCCAGCACGTTCGCCGCGATGCCGAACACCAGCACGTCGCTGGCCCCGAGCCCGTAGACGGTGACCGCGAGCACGGCACCGAGGGTGAAGATGGCGGCCAGGCCGTCGCGGTAGAGGGCGCTGGCGAGCAGGAAGCGGAAGGTGTTGCGGTCCACCCGCCAGAGCTCGACCAGGTCCCGGGCCAGGGCGCGGTAGCTGCCCACCAGCCCGGTGCTGGGACGGCTCGGGTCCGCTGCGGTCTCGGGGACCAGGAAGAAGATGGGCAGCCCGAAGACCACGAACCAGCCCGCCGACAGCAGGGCGACGGCGCGGATGTTCAGCCCGTCCTCGCTGGTCACCCCGAACCAGCCCACCTCGGGGGCGATGAAGCCGACGTAGCAGATGAGCAGCAGCACGATCCCGCCGAAGTACCCCAGCGACCAGCCGAACCCCGAGACCCGCCCGACGTTCCGTGGCGTCGACACCTGTTGCAGCATCGCGTGGTAGCTGACGTTGGCCAGCTCCATGAAGATGCCGGACACCCCCAGCAGCACCAGCGCCAGCGGGAGGTAGGACGCCTCCGGGCGCACCCAGAACATCGCCACCATGGACGCCCACACCAGCAGCGACAGCACCAGCATGTTCCGCCGGCGCCGCCCGAGCCGGTCCGCCCGCTGACCGATGACCGCGGCGGACAGGGCGACCACCACCGCGGTGACCGCGTTGGTCACCGCGATCCACCGGGCCCCGGTGCCCTCCGGCGCCACCGCGGAGCTGACGTAGGTGGCGAAGACGAAGGAGGTGATCACCGCCTGGAAGGAGGCGGCCCCCCAGTCGTAGCTCCCCCAGGCGAGCAGCCGGCGCAGCGGCACCCGGTCGGCCAGCACGCTCCCGGCCGCCATCGAGGGGAGGGGCGGGTCCTGCACGTCACCCGCACGGGGTTGGTCCATCGTCGACTCCTGCTGGGTCGGGGCCGGGATCACTCCCAGCAGCCCCGGTCGGTGAGCACTCGCTTCAAGGTATCGATGGCGTCGCTCACCAGGCCGTCGACACCCAGGTCGAGCAGGGCGTGCATCTGCGCGGGGTCGTCGACGGTCCACACGTGGACCTGCCGACCGGTGGCGTGGGCACGGCGGAGCAGCCCCGGGGTGACGATGGGCACGCGACGCCCGGCGACCACCCGCTCGACGGGCACCTGCAGGGCGACGGCCGGACCGGCGACGCGGGAGCGGGCGAAGCGGAGGGCCGCCACCTCGTCAGGGGCGGCGGAGGTGGCCACCCGCCCGCCGGAGAGACGGCGGAAGTGCCGGAGCCGCCGGCCGGAGAAGGAGCCGACGCAGACCCGGCCCAGGGCGTCGTGGCGCGCCAGCGTCCGCAGCAGCGGCTCCACCGCCCCCGCGGCCTTGATGTCGATGTTGAACACGGCCTCGGGGAACGTCTCCAGCAGCTCGTCCAGGGTGGGGACGGGCTCGCCGCCGATCCTGGCCTGCGAGACCTCGCTCCAGGGCAGCTCGGCGACCGTCCCGCGAGCGTCGGTCACCCGGTCCAGGACGTCGTCGTGGAAGGCGACCAGGGTGTGGTCGCTGGTGGTGTGGACGTCGGTCTCGAGGTAGCGGTAGCCCAGCCGGACCGCCTCGGCGAAGGCCGCCACGGTGTTCTCCCGGCCGAGGTTGGCCTGCAGCGCGGCCCCGCCGCGGTGGGCGAGGGCGATGGTGCGGCCGGCTGGGAAGGGACTCGTCGGACGCGGCGCCACGTCAGCGCTCGTGACCGGCGGGGGAGAGACCCGGGACCCGGTCCAGCGGGCCCGCCACGACGTCGGGCAGCCAGGTGGGGATGCCGTTCAGCCACAGGCCGCCGTAGAGGGCCGTCCAGCCCACCACCAGCGCGACGGCCCCCACCACCACCTTGCGCCGCCGCGGCCAGCCCCCCACCCAGCGGACGACCTCGCGGAAGCGACGCATCAGCCTGCGGGCCCAGCGGAACTCGCTGGCCCAGACGGCCAGGCCGAGCAGCACCAGCGGGATCCCGCCCGGGCCCGGGAGCGGACCGGTGACGACCCCGGCGAGGATCAGCAGGGTGCCCAGCAGACCGACCACGACGCGCAGGGTGATCCGGGTGTGACGGCGCTCGCGGAGCCGGCGGCGCCAGGCCCAGCGGTCGTGGCGCTGCTCGTCGAGCGCGTCCTCGACCTCGGGATCGAGCACGAAGGCCCGGGCGGCGTCGGCCTCACCGGGTCCGGTGATCGCGCGGGCCACGTCCCGGGGCGGGGGCTGGGGTGCTGGCGGGGGCTCCGGTGAGGAGGGGGACCCGGTCCGGCCAGGGGACGTCTGCTGGTCCACGCCGGCACGACGCGGGTGCTCGACGCCGGGCTGCATGGCCACACTCTAGTCGGCCGCGCGTGACCCTCCGCCGCCCGCGGTGAGGTGCGAGAATGCCGCGGTGACCACCATCCTGTCCGTGCAGTCCTCCGTCGCCTACGGCCACGTCGGCAACAGCGCCGCCACCTTCCCGCTGATGCGGGTGGGGGTGGAGGTGTGGCCGGTGCTGACCGTGCACTTCTCCAACCACACCGGCTACCCGGCCTGGACCGGGCCGCTGCTGACCCCGGCCGACGTCGCCTCCGTGGTGGACGGGATCGAGGCGCTCGGCGTCCTGCCCGGCTGCGACGCGGTGCTCTCGGGCTACCAGGGCGCGGAGGAGATGGGTCACACCGTGCTGGGCGTGGTGGACCGGGTGAAGGCCGCCAACCCCGCCGCGATCTACTGCTGCGACCCGGTGATGGGTGACGTCGACCGCGGCATGTACGTCCGCCCGGGGATCCCCGAGCTGATGCGCGACGTGGTGCTGCCGAGGGCCGACGTGCTGACCCCCAACCACTACGAGCTGGACTTCCTGGCCGGCGACGGCCCCTCCACCCGCTTGGAGGAGGTGCTCCAGCGTGCCGACGCACTGCGGGACCGCGGCCCCGGCACCGTGCTGGTGACCAGCGTGGTGGTGGATGACCAGGAGCCGGGACGGCTGCAGATGGTGGCGGTGGGACCCGACGGCGCCTGGTCGGTGACCACCCCGCTGCTGGACCGCACCTTCACCGGCTCCGGCGACCTCACCACGGCGATGTTCCTGTCCTGCCTGCTGGCCGGTGACGACCTCGCCACGGCGCTGGCCACCACGGCGGCCCGGGTCTACGGGGTGCTGGCGATGACCTCGGCCTCCGGCCAGCGCGAGCTCCAGCTGGTGGCCGCCCAGGACCAGCTGGTGGCCCCCTCCCAGACCTTCGAGAGCGTCCGCCTGCGCTGACGTCCAGTCCCAGTACGGAGCAGAGCTCCGCGCCAGGCTCGCGCGCCGGGAGGCACCCGCGCCTCGGAGGGCCCCGCCCGTCGATGCGCACCTTGCCCCCTCTACGTGCTCATTGCCCCCTCTATAGGCGGGGCGAAGTGCTCGTAAGCGGGGCTACGTGGCCATCCGGAGCACAGCTCGACGCAGGGCCCCGCGACCCGCGGGGCCGGTGGGGCGCGCGAAGCCGGTGGGTCGCGCTGGGTCGCGCGGGGCCGGTGGGTCGCGCGGGGCCGGTGAGTCGCGCGGGGCCGGTGAGTCGCGCGGGGCCGGTGGGGCACGCGACCGGTGGCCCGCCGGTCCGGTAGCCCGCCAGACCCACGGCTCGCTGAGGCCGCTGGCCCGCCCGGGCCGGAGAATTCGCACTTTGCCCCGCTTACGGGCTCATTGCCCCGTCTATAGGCGGGGCAGAGTGATCGCACGTGGGGCTACGTGGCACTTCGGGGCACAGCTGAACGCAGGGACGCTGACCGCGGGTCGGTGGGCGCCCGGGGCCGCTGGCCTACGGGGCCGATGCCCGCCAGCCCGGCCGCCAGCCCGGGGCGCTGCGCACTCTGCCCCGCCTGCAAGCTCATTGCCCCGTGTATAGGCGGGGCAGAGTGCTCGTAGGCGGGGCAAGGTGGGAAGTGGGCGTGCGGAGTGCTCGTAGGCGGGGCAAGCGGGCGTTGGGCGTGCAGGTGGTTGGGGTCAGAGGTCCTTGGCCAGGCGGACGCCGGTGTGCTGG
The sequence above is a segment of the Auraticoccus monumenti genome. Coding sequences within it:
- a CDS encoding peptide deformylase: MVRAPAEVLSTPGAEVDPADPRTVALAADLLATMAVSPGCVGLAAQQVGEALRVFCVDVTDHPRTRTCHGRFVLCNAEVLSATRRGRGREGCMSVPDLTGDVARARRLTVRGQLPVSGEWVELETDGFEATCLQHEIDHTEGLLFLDRVAGAHAVHPRQTYL
- a CDS encoding MFS transporter; this translates as MDQPRAGDVQDPPLPSMAAGSVLADRVPLRRLLAWGSYDWGAASFQAVITSFVFATYVSSAVAPEGTGARWIAVTNAVTAVVVALSAAVIGQRADRLGRRRRNMLVLSLLVWASMVAMFWVRPEASYLPLALVLLGVSGIFMELANVSYHAMLQQVSTPRNVGRVSGFGWSLGYFGGIVLLLICYVGFIAPEVGWFGVTSEDGLNIRAVALLSAGWFVVFGLPIFFLVPETAADPSRPSTGLVGSYRALARDLVELWRVDRNTFRFLLASALYRDGLAAIFTLGAVLAVTVYGLGASDVLVFGIAANVLAALGALAGGFVEDRVGPRAVILVSVGAMVVAGTILLFVSGPSMFWVFGLLLTLWVGPAQSSSRALLTRLAPAGHEGQVFGLYTSTGRAASFLAPALFAVFAALGSDRTGIIGIVVVLLAGGVVMLWVRNPRRPVTSAPDPTAVR
- the pdxY gene encoding pyridoxal kinase PdxY, producing the protein MTTILSVQSSVAYGHVGNSAATFPLMRVGVEVWPVLTVHFSNHTGYPAWTGPLLTPADVASVVDGIEALGVLPGCDAVLSGYQGAEEMGHTVLGVVDRVKAANPAAIYCCDPVMGDVDRGMYVRPGIPELMRDVVLPRADVLTPNHYELDFLAGDGPSTRLEEVLQRADALRDRGPGTVLVTSVVVDDQEPGRLQMVAVGPDGAWSVTTPLLDRTFTGSGDLTTAMFLSCLLAGDDLATALATTAARVYGVLAMTSASGQRELQLVAAQDQLVAPSQTFESVRLR
- a CDS encoding serine protein kinase RIO; protein product: MPPSDWSFDDLTFTSTTEPGPGQRWSTWSSVQAGRRGPEPRPPWVVTADAALDTDLGAVKSGKEADCFLLERAVPGDPTRSALMIGKRYRDAENRLFHRNATYTEGRRTRNSRDARATARGTAYGREVSAGQWAAAEWAGLVRLWQLGVPVPYPVQLDGTELLMELVADDDGQVAPRLAATRPAPALLASLWEQLEQAMTTMTRAGLVHGDLSPYNLLLAGERLVVIDVPQLVDLVANPQGAELLHRDCRNVTSWFARRGHGDADAAEELFARLLAVAW
- a CDS encoding RNA polymerase-binding protein RbpA, producing the protein MADRALRGSGLGAKSFEDEAGIEFAARQEIGFDCVRGHQFSVTFAAEADLPTLWDCPRCGSQAKRSDGVEAEVKETKPARTHWDMLLERRSISELEELLAERLDLLRAGEVGPPHLARGRRSA
- a CDS encoding glycine cleavage system protein R is translated as MSTPGPAPAEADVIAVTVIGADRPGIVAEVTGALAGVEGNLEDSTMTLLRGQFAMVVLVRSRAGVPAVQEALSPLASDGRLAVDVRPVAGPPTPGSESLRGGTYVVHVNGADRPGIVAALTAVLARHQVNIVDLGTRLAGGLYVLTAEVAVGEDVDLDAVRAELEQAAAAVGVHVRLMPVETDEL
- a CDS encoding glycerophosphodiester phosphodiesterase — translated: MAPRPTSPFPAGRTIALAHRGGAALQANLGRENTVAAFAEAVRLGYRYLETDVHTTSDHTLVAFHDDVLDRVTDARGTVAELPWSEVSQARIGGEPVPTLDELLETFPEAVFNIDIKAAGAVEPLLRTLARHDALGRVCVGSFSGRRLRHFRRLSGGRVATSAAPDEVAALRFARSRVAGPAVALQVPVERVVAGRRVPIVTPGLLRRAHATGRQVHVWTVDDPAQMHALLDLGVDGLVSDAIDTLKRVLTDRGCWE
- a CDS encoding FxsA family protein, translated to MSTPLPGGPAPARPVRRGRPWGRLLLATGAVALPLLEIWLLIQLSQLVGGWVTLLVVLLGMVLGVVLARREGSRAWRSLMAGVREGRPVSDEIASGGLALLGGAALIVPGLVTDVVGLLLLLPPTRRLAVRALERWSRARMRRMGVDVDVLRARMDRAGTVEGEVVEPSPGPGPQHDPTVIRGEIEEQGPRS
- a CDS encoding polyprenol monophosphomannose synthase, whose product is MPAAETPAPATPRVLVVIPTYNEADNIELIIARLRAAVPTAHVLVADDNSPDGTGRIVDALAADDDHVHALHRRGKEGLGAAYLAGFGWGLDEGFDVLVEMDADGSHQPEQLPRLLTALEQGADMVKGSRWIPGGTVVNWPLSRKILSRGGNVWTQLCLGIGLKDATGGYNAFHARTLRGIGLDDVASAGYCFQVDLAWRALKAGFDVREVPITFVERERGDSKMSRAIVVEALVRTTLWGVGHRSGQLRELAERRRDSTGQLAGKR
- a CDS encoding PGPGW domain-containing protein, with the protein product MQPGVEHPRRAGVDQQTSPGRTGSPSSPEPPPAPQPPPRDVARAITGPGEADAARAFVLDPEVEDALDEQRHDRWAWRRRLRERRHTRITLRVVVGLLGTLLILAGVVTGPLPGPGGIPLVLLGLAVWASEFRWARRLMRRFREVVRWVGGWPRRRKVVVGAVALVVGWTALYGGLWLNGIPTWLPDVVAGPLDRVPGLSPAGHER